One Paenibacillus crassostreae DNA segment encodes these proteins:
- a CDS encoding site-specific DNA-methyltransferase, with protein sequence MEFIKLKIDQLVHADYNPRKDLKAGDPEFEKIRKSIEEFGYCEPIICNRDYTIVGGHQRHKVLKALGYEEVDCVLIDVDKTKEKALNIALNKITGEWDFDALAGLLDELKQEEYNIELTGFDFSEAEKLFDEFNKDDESDEDDFDVDDALSENPITLRGDIWLLGKHRLVCGDSTNEQDMATLMDGKKARLIVTDPPYNVDYTGKTKDALKIENDKMDNEQFYGFLLAAYKRMYEVADDGASIYVFHADSEGLNFRMAFRDAGFKLTQCCIWAKSSMCLGRQSYHWKHEPILYGNKPTYKKYWNSDRKQTTLWEFDKPFRNEFHPTMKPIPLITYPIKNSSKIGDIVLDSFGGSGSTLIACEDTDRICYTMELDEKYADVIVKRYISHVGSDTGVYLIRDNVKYPYQEVNSLNGIHKQQISLITMQI encoded by the coding sequence ATGGAATTTATAAAATTAAAAATTGATCAACTGGTTCATGCTGATTATAATCCGAGGAAGGATTTAAAAGCTGGTGATCCAGAGTTTGAGAAGATTCGCAAGAGTATTGAGGAATTTGGCTATTGTGAGCCGATTATATGCAACAGAGACTATACAATTGTAGGTGGACACCAGAGACATAAAGTGTTGAAGGCGCTCGGATACGAAGAAGTGGATTGTGTGTTGATCGATGTTGATAAGACGAAAGAAAAAGCTTTAAACATTGCGCTAAATAAAATCACAGGTGAATGGGACTTTGATGCGTTAGCTGGATTGCTCGATGAATTGAAGCAAGAGGAATATAATATCGAGCTGACTGGATTTGATTTCTCGGAAGCTGAGAAGCTATTCGATGAGTTTAACAAAGACGATGAGTCAGATGAAGATGATTTTGATGTTGATGATGCTCTGTCTGAGAATCCAATAACTTTGCGTGGTGATATATGGCTGCTAGGTAAACATCGATTAGTTTGCGGCGATAGCACAAATGAGCAGGATATGGCAACGTTAATGGATGGTAAGAAAGCCAGGTTAATTGTGACTGATCCTCCTTATAACGTGGATTATACCGGAAAGACCAAAGATGCGTTGAAAATTGAAAATGATAAGATGGATAATGAGCAGTTTTATGGTTTTCTATTGGCAGCATATAAACGGATGTATGAAGTGGCAGATGATGGAGCGAGCATATATGTTTTTCATGCTGATAGTGAAGGGCTGAACTTTAGGATGGCTTTTAGAGATGCTGGATTTAAATTGACACAATGTTGTATCTGGGCGAAGTCCAGCATGTGCCTCGGAAGGCAATCGTATCACTGGAAGCATGAGCCAATTCTTTATGGAAATAAGCCAACTTATAAAAAATATTGGAACAGTGACCGAAAGCAAACTACTCTGTGGGAATTTGATAAACCATTCCGAAATGAATTTCATCCGACCATGAAGCCTATTCCGCTGATAACCTATCCGATCAAAAATTCCAGCAAGATTGGTGATATTGTACTCGACTCATTTGGTGGCTCAGGAAGTACATTAATTGCTTGCGAGGATACGGATCGAATTTGCTATACGATGGAACTGGATGAGAAATATGCAGATGTAATTGTGAAACGGTATATTTCTCATGTTGGCAGCGATACTGGCGTGTATTTGATTAGGGATAACGTAAAGTATCCGTATCAAGAAGTGAATTCCTTGAATGGGATTCACAAACAGCAGATATCATTGATTACTATGCAAATATGA
- a CDS encoding transposase — MSKEKKSKKPTKYELNVEPRFDEIRQWIKDGVIDDEIAVRLEIHITTLYEYVKIHPKFTKLMERPSKYETHIVPRFNEIRDWCQEGLTNEQMCEKLGIHPATWYEYANKHPTFNELINWSKSVTINRVETSLFKLAMGYEYEEIKTIIEEDKNGKKKTRIEKVKRHQPPNPTAMIFYLKNRAPNEWNDRREIIIDTKAAELERKLLFLEMIEADVIEAEYEAIEESGHIEEGFEEPDA; from the coding sequence ATGTCTAAGGAAAAGAAATCGAAGAAGCCGACCAAGTATGAGTTGAATGTTGAACCACGTTTTGATGAGATTAGGCAATGGATTAAGGATGGAGTAATTGATGATGAGATTGCAGTTCGATTAGAGATACATATTACCACGTTGTACGAATATGTAAAAATACATCCTAAATTCACAAAGTTAATGGAACGTCCATCAAAGTATGAGACCCATATCGTACCAAGATTCAACGAGATTAGAGATTGGTGCCAAGAGGGATTAACAAATGAACAAATGTGTGAGAAACTCGGCATCCATCCTGCTACTTGGTATGAGTATGCAAACAAGCACCCAACCTTCAACGAGCTTATTAATTGGAGTAAGTCTGTTACTATAAATCGCGTGGAAACTTCACTTTTTAAATTAGCGATGGGGTATGAATACGAAGAAATCAAAACAATTATTGAAGAGGACAAGAATGGCAAGAAGAAAACCAGGATCGAGAAGGTGAAACGTCATCAGCCCCCAAACCCGACAGCAATGATATTCTACTTGAAGAACCGAGCTCCGAACGAATGGAACGATAGACGTGAAATTATTATCGATACTAAAGCTGCTGAACTCGAACGGAAGCTACTATTCCTTGAGATGATTGAAGCTGATGTAATAGAAGCTGAATATGAAGCCATAGAGGAGTCCGGCCATATTGAGGAAGGCTTCGAAGAGCCAGATGCATAA
- the terL gene encoding phage terminase large subunit → MEKHFIPPKMKQLIETFSFSELRKLIAEMDIEYFALCYFPKYFDREFGQFHRQLFAELKHMFSNIGLITAFGLPREHGKSTISSFLFPLYATLYDKSQFTLIISATEQIALPFLDMIKDELETNQMLIEDFGIRKGSRWNNNEIWLRSKNGLDSCIMIRGIDGSLRGIHYKHHRPTLVLLDDLLKDDTAKSETKRDQIKSTFTDVVLPIGTRDTNILICGTILNEEDIMADLLKGKIPGVRSIRKAAVIQFSERDDLWAEWEIKYNNLQDEDRINTALSFFIANKEDMLEGTEILWSEYLDYYYLMCKKQAMGEKSFYKELQNDPRSTDDYIFQNIMYWDRLPEFEEMEIAMYIDPAIKAGKKNDYSAISIIGQHRKTKQIYVIDGNVYKLLPDDLFQVAIEKLITYPVDKIGFETIQAQSYMKQKFEEELWKSKIYTPVDSVNSKGQKHERIISLEPEVKKGHILFNTDNIRYNNQVKDYNRNCRFDDAPDSLYGAVQLIQLVKSLKFYDRSLLF, encoded by the coding sequence ATGGAGAAGCACTTTATTCCACCAAAAATGAAGCAGCTAATCGAAACCTTCTCTTTTTCAGAATTACGAAAACTTATAGCTGAAATGGATATCGAGTATTTCGCTCTATGTTACTTTCCAAAATACTTTGACCGAGAGTTCGGACAATTTCACCGTCAACTATTTGCTGAATTAAAACATATGTTTTCCAATATTGGGCTGATTACGGCTTTCGGACTCCCTCGGGAACACGGAAAGTCGACAATCAGTTCTTTTTTATTTCCGCTATATGCAACTCTATATGATAAATCGCAGTTCACGCTGATTATATCAGCAACAGAGCAAATTGCTCTTCCTTTCCTTGATATGATCAAAGATGAGCTAGAAACGAATCAGATGCTGATTGAGGATTTTGGCATTCGTAAAGGTTCTCGCTGGAACAATAATGAGATTTGGCTTAGGAGTAAAAACGGCTTAGACTCGTGCATCATGATTCGTGGGATTGATGGTTCTCTCCGAGGCATCCATTATAAGCATCACAGGCCAACACTGGTTTTACTCGATGACTTGCTTAAAGATGATACAGCTAAATCGGAAACCAAACGTGATCAAATTAAAAGTACATTCACCGATGTCGTTCTACCAATCGGTACGCGAGATACGAATATTCTTATATGCGGTACAATCCTAAATGAAGAGGATATCATGGCTGATTTGCTCAAAGGTAAAATTCCAGGAGTCAGAAGTATACGGAAGGCAGCTGTCATTCAATTTTCAGAACGAGATGATTTGTGGGCAGAATGGGAAATCAAATATAACAACCTTCAAGACGAGGACAGGATCAACACTGCCTTGTCTTTTTTTATTGCCAACAAAGAGGATATGCTTGAGGGTACAGAAATCCTTTGGAGCGAGTATCTGGATTATTATTATCTCATGTGCAAGAAGCAAGCGATGGGTGAGAAGTCGTTCTATAAGGAGCTTCAAAACGATCCACGCTCAACTGACGACTATATCTTCCAGAACATCATGTATTGGGATCGTTTGCCTGAATTTGAAGAGATGGAGATTGCTATGTATATTGATCCAGCTATCAAAGCCGGAAAAAAGAATGATTACTCTGCTATTTCAATCATAGGTCAGCATCGTAAGACGAAGCAGATTTATGTGATTGACGGTAACGTATATAAACTACTGCCGGATGATTTGTTCCAAGTGGCAATCGAAAAGTTGATCACCTATCCCGTTGATAAAATAGGATTCGAGACTATACAAGCACAAAGCTATATGAAACAAAAGTTTGAGGAAGAGTTGTGGAAATCGAAAATATATACGCCAGTTGATAGCGTGAATTCCAAAGGACAGAAACATGAGCGGATTATTAGTTTGGAGCCTGAAGTGAAGAAGGGTCATATTT
- a CDS encoding DUF6575 domain-containing protein: protein MEAEFVGVDLLGKLYIEEMFLFYDEPQLFTCISKFGQRFMVLYVDYTEQDQTWLFAPLTEARLAFAKSNRISLYDVFTKPEDEFIWKVIKENNSNIAKATQIDPMGISSDLLPTEDAYLNWKNDEMMPCINEKIFEMAQSERRDIVNLSLEIANGHVREIDCVSLGEVLSNTQNILYMLAHRGNSARGKIPSNIKVENSLQVTGTYAASFGIQLKSNELSDLLGETRLSDTLKLFAQLLMTKSDPVELKAFLITQNQRVVLKYRNLMKTLIEADTGIKVEIASPNKNYFDVKLSVQDVKNTLSILDGEINNMVTVEKIFGEIVGIHTEKKTFSFRSVDGEHITGKLADHFNETTFEVPKHMEIVVEQKIQLNNLTKREKYIYTLIKVNDTTEELTNEDVE from the coding sequence ATGGAAGCAGAATTTGTTGGTGTAGATTTATTGGGTAAGCTCTATATTGAAGAGATGTTTTTGTTTTATGATGAACCTCAATTATTTACATGTATAAGTAAATTTGGACAAAGATTCATGGTTCTTTATGTTGATTATACTGAACAAGATCAAACATGGTTATTTGCTCCACTAACCGAGGCGAGACTGGCATTCGCAAAAAGTAACAGGATATCACTTTATGATGTATTTACTAAGCCTGAGGATGAATTCATATGGAAAGTGATAAAAGAAAATAACTCAAATATTGCAAAGGCAACTCAAATTGATCCAATGGGTATATCGAGTGATCTATTACCAACTGAAGATGCATATCTTAATTGGAAAAATGATGAAATGATGCCATGCATAAATGAAAAAATCTTTGAAATGGCTCAATCTGAGAGAAGAGATATAGTTAATTTATCATTGGAGATAGCTAACGGTCATGTGAGGGAAATAGATTGTGTTTCATTAGGAGAAGTTCTTTCGAATACACAGAATATATTGTACATGCTTGCTCATAGAGGTAATAGTGCGAGAGGGAAAATTCCCAGTAATATTAAGGTTGAAAATAGTCTGCAAGTAACAGGAACATATGCAGCTTCGTTTGGTATTCAATTAAAATCAAATGAGCTGAGCGATCTTTTAGGAGAAACTCGACTTAGTGATACTTTGAAGTTATTCGCACAATTATTGATGACTAAAAGTGATCCTGTAGAGTTGAAGGCTTTTTTAATTACCCAGAATCAAAGAGTTGTTCTGAAATATAGGAATTTAATGAAAACGTTAATTGAAGCGGATACCGGAATAAAAGTTGAAATTGCTTCTCCAAATAAAAATTATTTTGACGTAAAGTTGTCTGTTCAAGATGTGAAGAATACTCTTAGTATATTAGATGGCGAAATAAATAATATGGTAACAGTGGAGAAGATATTTGGTGAAATTGTTGGTATTCATACTGAGAAAAAAACTTTCTCTTTTAGAAGTGTAGATGGAGAACACATTACAGGAAAACTCGCGGATCATTTTAACGAAACAACATTTGAGGTTCCAAAACATATGGAAATAGTGGTTGAACAAAAGATTCAACTGAACAATTTAACTAAACGGGAAAAGTATATTTACACGCTAATCAAAGTTAATGACACTACGGAAGAATTGACTAATGAAGATGTAGAATAG
- a CDS encoding tyrosine-type recombinase/integrase, whose protein sequence is MPYLQGFEAHLRSKDRSENTVSCYLRDILQFMAWYRGKTEYGLEKLIELDGVEYKKYLQSSDQAILTINRKIASINVFCHWMHKQGYIKEEIHVEAVRNKDVRQYKGLEDTDMWKVRNEIHRHGNRMHICIIELLIGTGIRVSELVGIRLKDIDMSERKGLLRILGKGNAQRTLPINKDVRKALTRYLEIRLESDSEYLFIGQRGAFERNAVNLILNKYGDRVNVKVTPHMLRHTLGYRLIKNTPLTTIQQILGHDHVSTTNIYTLTTEKDMAEALANIEW, encoded by the coding sequence ATGCCGTATTTACAGGGGTTTGAGGCACATTTACGCAGTAAGGATCGAAGCGAGAACACAGTATCCTGCTACTTGAGGGATATATTGCAATTCATGGCTTGGTATCGGGGTAAGACGGAGTATGGGTTGGAGAAGCTGATCGAACTGGATGGGGTAGAGTATAAGAAGTACCTTCAAAGCAGCGATCAAGCCATACTGACGATCAACCGGAAGATAGCCAGTATCAATGTATTCTGCCACTGGATGCACAAACAAGGCTATATAAAGGAAGAGATACACGTTGAAGCGGTAAGAAACAAGGATGTCCGGCAATATAAAGGGTTAGAGGATACAGACATGTGGAAGGTACGGAACGAGATCCATCGACATGGCAACCGAATGCATATCTGTATCATAGAGTTGTTGATTGGAACAGGCATCAGGGTAAGCGAATTAGTCGGTATTCGGCTGAAAGATATAGACATGAGCGAACGTAAAGGGTTATTGCGGATACTCGGCAAGGGGAATGCTCAACGAACGCTTCCTATTAATAAGGATGTACGTAAAGCACTCACTCGATACTTGGAAATTAGACTGGAAAGCGACTCGGAATACTTATTCATCGGGCAGCGTGGAGCATTTGAGAGAAATGCGGTCAACTTGATACTCAATAAATATGGGGATCGGGTAAATGTGAAGGTAACTCCGCATATGCTCAGACATACACTAGGATATAGGTTAATAAAGAATACACCGCTGACTACTATTCAGCAAATATTGGGACATGATCACGTTTCCACTACAAATATCTACACTTTGACAACCGAAAAGGATATGGCTGAAGCATTAGCGAATATTGAGTGGTAG